The Paenibacillus sophorae genome has a segment encoding these proteins:
- a CDS encoding flagellar hook capping FlgD N-terminal domain-containing protein → MATSDSMISTSNVWPNYSAANASGSSKGSQTLGKDQFLKILVTQLQNQDPMQPMQDKEFIAQMAQFTSVEQLMNISGQLSALNQSLGSVSGLIGKNVSWLDSSTSQQKSGTVDSIVISDGVQYALVGTEKIALKDITRIQTGDTTSSVDVGGSGGGAAL, encoded by the coding sequence ATGGCAACCTCGGATAGTATGATATCCACAAGTAATGTATGGCCGAACTATTCGGCAGCCAACGCCTCAGGCAGCAGCAAGGGCAGCCAAACGCTCGGAAAAGATCAATTTCTTAAAATCTTGGTTACACAGCTGCAGAATCAGGACCCGATGCAGCCAATGCAAGACAAGGAATTTATTGCCCAAATGGCTCAATTCACGTCAGTTGAGCAGCTTATGAACATCTCGGGCCAGTTATCGGCGCTCAATCAATCACTTGGTTCGGTTTCAGGTCTAATTGGGAAAAATGTCAGCTGGCTTGACAGTTCCACTTCGCAGCAGAAATCGGGAACGGTGGATTCCATTGTGATTAGCGACGGTGTGCAGTACGCTCTTGTGGGCACTGAGAAAATTGCGCTCAAGGACATCACGCGAATTCAAACTGGCGACACCACCTCTTCGGTAGACGTAGGCGGCAGCGGAGGCGGGGCAGCGTTATGA
- a CDS encoding TIGR02530 family flagellar biosynthesis protein: protein MNDKMTVGQMFTGVRHPGMLQRSNTVNNNGSSSANTSFETVLQRNMLKFSNHAAKRLEQRGIQLESKQLDQISSAVEQAAAKGSKDSLILMKDLALIVSVANRTVVTAMDGNSMKDNVFTQIDSAVIIS, encoded by the coding sequence ATGAACGATAAAATGACTGTCGGACAGATGTTTACCGGTGTCCGGCACCCGGGCATGCTGCAGCGTTCAAACACCGTTAATAACAACGGATCTTCATCCGCTAACACCTCCTTTGAAACCGTGCTTCAGCGGAATATGCTGAAATTCAGCAATCATGCCGCGAAGCGACTGGAACAGCGAGGGATTCAGCTTGAAAGCAAGCAGCTTGACCAGATCTCTTCGGCCGTAGAACAAGCGGCTGCCAAGGGCAGCAAGGATTCGCTCATTTTGATGAAAGATTTGGCGCTAATTGTCAGTGTTGCGAACCGTACCGTGGTAACGGCAATGGATGGAAACTCTATGAAAGACAATGTGTTCACCCAAATAGATAGTGCAGTAATCATCTCTTGA
- a CDS encoding flagellar basal body-associated FliL family protein, with product MKKMLPWLITILLAITLIVLAAFLLMNKWFSDSSGNAVNDTVNSVETKQLTADEIVAMTSEMTEIKTNLADPDYIVSINFAFQLNSEATKEDFEKIKEIKIKPLIIKTLADVKPQELSGASGKDQLCSKLVNLINDTLPEGKLTQVEITSYILAPI from the coding sequence ATGAAAAAGATGCTGCCTTGGCTCATCACGATATTATTGGCGATTACTTTGATCGTGCTGGCCGCTTTTTTATTAATGAACAAATGGTTTTCCGACAGCAGCGGCAATGCTGTTAACGACACTGTAAACAGCGTTGAGACCAAGCAGCTGACCGCAGATGAAATCGTGGCCATGACTTCGGAAATGACCGAAATAAAAACCAATCTTGCTGATCCCGATTACATCGTTTCTATAAACTTCGCTTTTCAATTGAATTCTGAAGCAACTAAGGAAGATTTTGAAAAAATCAAAGAAATAAAGATTAAGCCGCTCATTATTAAAACACTGGCCGATGTGAAACCCCAGGAATTGAGCGGAGCAAGCGGCAAGGACCAGCTGTGCAGCAAGCTCGTAAATCTGATCAACGATACGTTGCCCGAAGGAAAGCTGACCCAGGTGGAAATTACTTCTTATATTCTGGCGCCCATATAA
- the flgG gene encoding flagellar basal body rod protein FlgG, whose protein sequence is MLRSMYSGVSGMRGFQTKLDVIGNNIANVNTIGFKSGRVMFKDIMSQTISGVTAPNDGGQGGINSKQIGLGVSIGSIDTMHLAGSAQTTNNPTDLRIDGDGFFLVNLSGDQATPFLTRAGDFHVDASRNLVTSDGLHVLDSAGEPIVIGEDVTAFSISNDGTIVQTMADGTTQPGVQIGVAKVSNPQGLEKIGGNLYRMTLNANAEGALEPTTANNGEAGTGAIVAGQLEMSNVDLTNEFTEMIVAQRGFQANSRIITTSDEVLQEVVNLKR, encoded by the coding sequence ATGTTAAGATCTATGTACTCCGGTGTTTCAGGCATGCGCGGTTTCCAAACCAAGCTGGATGTTATCGGCAACAACATTGCCAATGTAAATACGATCGGTTTTAAATCGGGACGTGTCATGTTCAAAGATATTATGAGCCAGACTATTTCGGGCGTTACCGCACCAAACGATGGCGGACAAGGCGGTATCAACTCCAAGCAAATCGGACTTGGCGTCAGCATCGGTTCGATTGACACGATGCATCTGGCAGGAAGCGCCCAGACAACCAATAATCCGACCGATCTTCGTATCGACGGAGATGGCTTTTTCCTCGTTAATTTGTCTGGCGACCAAGCGACTCCTTTTCTGACCCGGGCCGGCGATTTCCATGTCGATGCCAGCCGTAATTTGGTTACTTCCGATGGCCTTCATGTGCTTGATTCAGCCGGCGAGCCGATAGTCATTGGAGAGGACGTCACGGCCTTCTCGATTTCCAATGACGGAACGATTGTACAGACAATGGCCGACGGTACAACCCAACCTGGAGTTCAAATCGGCGTCGCCAAAGTCAGCAACCCACAGGGTCTTGAGAAAATTGGGGGCAATCTGTATCGAATGACTTTGAATGCCAACGCTGAAGGCGCTCTGGAGCCTACAACAGCCAACAATGGGGAAGCAGGCACCGGAGCAATTGTTGCGGGACAACTGGAAATGTCCAATGTCGATCTGACGAATGAATTTACGGAAATGATTGTCGCTCAGCGCGGGTTCCAGGCGAATTCCCGGATTATTACTACATCGGATGAAGTGCTTCAGGAAGTTGTTAATCTGAAACGTTGA
- a CDS encoding flagellar FlbD family protein, with product MISVTRLNGSPMWLNALLVEMVEESPDTYITLVTGKRLIVLEKAEEVIAKIRDYNKEIGAYSATIKVQTLEELS from the coding sequence ATGATCTCGGTAACACGTTTAAACGGATCGCCAATGTGGCTGAATGCCCTACTGGTGGAAATGGTGGAAGAAAGCCCGGACACTTACATCACGCTTGTAACGGGCAAGAGGCTGATCGTTCTTGAAAAAGCCGAAGAAGTTATTGCGAAAATCCGTGATTACAATAAGGAAATCGGCGCGTATTCAGCCACCATTAAAGTCCAAACACTGGAGGAGCTTTCATGA
- a CDS encoding flagellar hook-length control protein FliK, protein MMSLVFQMISSGKGLNVKAAASTGSSGIEGVIGTTVNGMFSQTLMQSMAGASSGMAAASKGDTAAATLQNLLKATVSGEADKDGEISGVNGQKLLDQLLPELSKLDEQIEMDPALLAALQGWLIQVSALLSGADTKEGQAENALTLLAQNPATARFAVQDELNNLAAMIKQAAESGDKDAAGKGLTLLNSFAAILEPYTGTGSTFNETSVQSAASQTAVAGKLREGQKENASNNSEGTSSSKTGDFIANKSDASGKAAANSGDVKAASGNMVDLKVTSTSVEGKEHSKANADALPEMAAEQDFSSGDSKVITAGQLLLRDGITVPLKTETVQVPVHTFAQEMTGFITGKLEIVNKGGIAEATISLFPENLGQVDVKITMQNGHLVAHFVTEHAGAKDLLENQMSQLRAALQSQGLQVEKLEVSQNNASQQSQLFQEGRHSGAGGQGSDRRSKERKEASDDAILTAELDGEWKEWLANERQNARSLTGQFSAEA, encoded by the coding sequence ATGATGAGTCTTGTATTTCAAATGATTTCTTCAGGCAAAGGTCTTAATGTCAAAGCGGCCGCTTCTACCGGATCTTCCGGTATAGAAGGAGTTATCGGCACTACAGTAAACGGGATGTTCTCCCAGACTCTGATGCAATCTATGGCAGGCGCGTCTTCTGGTATGGCTGCAGCTTCAAAAGGCGATACGGCAGCAGCAACTTTACAGAACCTTTTGAAGGCGACGGTTTCCGGCGAAGCAGACAAGGATGGCGAAATATCAGGCGTGAACGGGCAAAAGCTGTTGGACCAACTTCTTCCCGAGCTTTCAAAGCTGGATGAACAGATTGAAATGGATCCCGCGCTGCTGGCGGCGCTTCAGGGCTGGCTGATTCAGGTTTCCGCTCTTTTGTCGGGTGCTGATACAAAGGAAGGTCAGGCTGAGAACGCGCTTACGCTACTTGCACAGAACCCCGCAACTGCAAGGTTTGCTGTCCAGGATGAACTGAATAACCTCGCGGCCATGATTAAGCAAGCTGCAGAAAGCGGCGATAAAGATGCAGCAGGCAAAGGGCTGACGCTGCTAAACAGCTTTGCGGCAATCCTTGAACCGTATACTGGAACCGGATCGACTTTCAATGAAACATCTGTACAGTCTGCGGCCTCCCAAACGGCCGTCGCTGGAAAGCTTCGAGAAGGCCAAAAGGAGAACGCCAGCAATAATTCCGAAGGGACCAGTTCTTCCAAGACTGGAGATTTTATTGCGAACAAGTCGGACGCTTCCGGAAAAGCTGCCGCGAACTCTGGCGATGTTAAGGCGGCTTCAGGCAATATGGTGGACCTTAAAGTGACGTCGACATCCGTAGAAGGTAAGGAGCATTCCAAAGCAAATGCAGATGCACTACCCGAAATGGCTGCAGAGCAGGATTTTTCCTCAGGAGACAGCAAAGTCATTACCGCAGGCCAGCTCTTGCTGAGAGATGGAATTACGGTTCCTCTGAAGACAGAGACTGTGCAAGTTCCGGTTCATACATTTGCGCAGGAAATGACTGGTTTTATTACAGGCAAGCTGGAAATTGTCAATAAGGGCGGGATTGCCGAGGCGACTATATCTTTGTTTCCGGAAAATCTGGGACAAGTAGATGTCAAGATTACGATGCAGAACGGTCACTTGGTCGCGCATTTCGTGACTGAGCATGCAGGAGCCAAGGATTTGCTGGAGAACCAGATGTCCCAACTGCGTGCTGCGCTTCAATCCCAAGGACTGCAGGTAGAAAAACTGGAAGTTTCACAGAACAATGCTTCACAGCAGTCGCAGCTCTTCCAAGAGGGGCGCCATTCGGGAGCAGGCGGCCAAGGTTCCGATAGACGCTCCAAGGAGCGCAAAGAAGCTTCAGATGATGCTATTCTTACCGCCGAACTCGACGGAGAATGGAAAGAATGGTTGGCTAATGAAAGACAAAATGCCCGAAGCCTGACAGGCCAGTTCTCAGCCGAGGCATAA